In Phenylobacterium hankyongense, the sequence CGGCCGGCTCTACGAGCTGGTCTGGAAGCGGATGATCGCCTCGCAGATGGAATCGGCCCGCATCGAGCGGACGACCATCGACCTCGACAGCGCCGACGGCCGCACCGGCCTGCGGGCCACCGGCCAGGTGGTGCTGTTCGACGGCTATCTCGCCGTCTATGAGGAAGGCCGCGACGATCCGGATGACGAGGAAGGCGGCCGCCTGCCGCAGGTCAACGACGGGGCCGACGCCCGGGTGATCGCCGCCAAGGCCGACCAGCACTTCACCGAACCGCCGCCGCGCTACTCCGAAGCCAGCCTGGTCAAGAAGATGGAAGAGCTCGGCATCGGCCGGCCGTCCACCTACGCCTCGGTGCTGACCGTGCTGCGCGACCGCGAATACGTGCGGATGGACAAGAACCGGTTCATCCCGGAGGACAAGGGCCGCCTGGTCACCGTATTCCTCGAGGAGTTCTTCCTCCGCTACGTCGAATACGACTTCACCGCCGACCTGGAAGAGAAGCTGGACCAGGTCTCGGCCGGCGACCTCGACTGGAAGGTGCTGCTGCGCGAGTTCTGGAAGGATTTCCATCCCAAGACGGAGGAGATCCTCAACGTCAGCACGCGGGAGGTCCTCGACGGCCTGGACGCCGCACTGGCCCCCTTCCTCTATCCGCAGAAGGCCGACGGCTCCGATCCGCGGACCTGCCCGACCTGCGGCTCCGGCCACCTGAGCATGAAGACCAGCCGGTTCGGGCCCTTCGTCGGCTGCTCGAACTATCCGGAATGCCGCTACACCCGTCCGATCGGGCAGGCTGAGGATGGCGACAAGCCGTCGGGCGACCGCGAGCTCGGGGTCGATCCTGACACCGGCCAGACCGTGTACCTAAAGGCTGGCCGCTTCGGCCCCTACGTCCAGCTCGGCGAAGGCGAGAAGCCCAAGCGCTCCAGCCTGCCCAAGGGCTGGTCGGCGCCGGACATGGACCTGGAGAAGGGCCTGCGCCTGCTGCGCCTGCCGCGCGAGGTCGGCCTGCACCCCGAGGACAGCCAGCCGATCCTGGCCGGCATCGGCAAGTTCGGCCCCTTCGTCCTGCACAACGGCACCTACGCCAATCTGTCGGGCGCCGACGAGGTGTTCGAGGTCGGCGTCAACCGCGCCGTCTCGCTGATCGCCGAAAAGCGGGCCGGCCGGGCGAACGGCCGGGGCGAGGCCGCGGCTCTGAAGGACCTGGGCGTCCATCCGACCGACGGCGCGCCGGTGCGCGTGCTGTCCGGCCGCTACGGGCCGTACATCAAGCACGGCTCCACCAACGCCAACGTGCCGCGCGGCTCCGACCCCCAGGCGATGACCCTGGAACAGGCGGTGACCCTGCTGGCCGAACGAGAGGCCAAGGGCGGCAGCGGCAAGAAGAAGCCGGCCCGCGCCGCCAAGGCCAAGGCCAAGGCCGAGCCCAAGGCTGCGGCGGCCAAGAAGGCTCCTGCCAAGAAGGCTCCGGCCAAGAAGAAGCCGGCGGCCAAGAAGCCCGCGGCGAAGAAGAAGGTCGCCGAGGAGGTCTGAACCGCGCCTCGGCAAGCGATGTGGGGAGCGTTCGAGTGCCCGTTGCGCAGGTGAACGGTATCGACCTCTACTTCGAGCGCGCCGGCTCGGGCCCGCCGCTGCTGTTCATCTCCGGCACCGGCGGCGACCTGCGCAACAAGCCCAACGTCTTCGACGGGCCGCTGGCGAGGTCGTTCGACCTCCTGGCCTACGACCAGCGCGGCCTCGGCCAGTCCGACAAGCCCGACGTCACCTATTCCATGGCCGACTATGCCGACGACGCCGCCGCGCTGATGGCCGCGCAGGGCTGGGACGAGGCGCTGGTGATCGGCGTCTCGTTCGGCGGCATGGTGGCCCAGGAGCTGGTCCTGCGGCATCCGCAGCGGGTGCGGCGGCTGGTGCTGGCCTGCACCTCCCCCGGCGGCGAGGGCGGCGCCTCCTTCCCCTTCCACGAGATCGAGCACCTGAAGGGCGCGGCCCGCGCCCGCTACCTGATCCCCATCGGCGACGTCCGGCGCGACGACGCCTGGGCCGCCGACCATCCCGATCAGTACGAGCAGCTGGTCGCCCTAGGCTCCGCCGACCCCTTCGCCGACGAGCCGGGACACGCGGCCGGCGCGCACCGCCAGCTGGAAGCCCGCGCCGCCCACGACACCTGGGACCGGCTGCCTCAGGTCCGCTGCCCGGTGATGATCGCCGCCGGCCGCCATGACGGCATCGCGCCGGTCGCCACCCAGGAGAAGCTGGCCGCCCGCATCCCCGGCGCGCGGCTGCAGATCTTCGAAGGCGGCCACCTGTTCATGATCCAGGACCGCACGGCCGCGCCGGCCATGGCGGCCTTCCTGCTGGAGACGAACCGGGGCTGAGCCGGCGCGTTCAAAAGTGCTAAGCAGCGCTCATGGCCCGACCTCCCCGCCCCTCGAAGACCCGCGTGCCGCAAGGCCTGCCCGACCGCGACACCCTGCTGAAATACCTCAAGGAGACCGGCGAGGCCGACAAGGCCGGCATGGCCCGCGCCTTCGGGCTGAAGGGCGCCGATCGCCGCGCGTTGCGCGAGATGTTGAAGACGCTGGAGGACGAAGGCGCGCTCGGCCGCCGGGGACGCCGGGGCTTCGCGGAGGCCGGCGCCCTGCCCGAGGTCGGCGTCGCCGACGTGGTGGAGCGCGATCCGGACGGCGACCTGCTGGTCAAGCTGACCAAGGGCGAGGACGCGCCGCTGGTGCCCCTGGCGCCGGCCCGCGACGCCGCGGCGGGCGCAGCGCCGGGCCTCGGCGACCGGGTGCTGGTGCGGTTCGTGAAGCTGGAGAGCGGCGAGTACGAGGCGCGCCTGATCAAGACCCTGGGCCAGAGCGCCCACCGGCTGCTGGGCGTGGTCCGCAAGTCACGCCGCGAGGTGCGCGTCGAGCCGGTGGACCGCCGCACCAAGGACAGCCTGCTGCTCACCGATCCGGAGGCGCAGGAGTTGCGCGACGGCGACCTGGTGATCGCCCAGGTGGGCGCGGCCGCCACCCGCTACGGCCCCAAGCGCGGCAAGCTGCTGGAGGTGGTCGGCCGCGAGGACGAGCCCCGCGCCGCCTCGCTGATCGCCATCCACGCCCACGGCATCCCCACAGGCTTCTCGGCGGCCGCCGAGGCCGAGGCGGAGGCCGCGCAGCCGCCGACCCTGTCCGGCCGCGAGGACCTGCGCGACGTCCCCTTCATCACCATCGACCCGGCCGACGCCCGCGACCACGACGACGCGGTGTTCGCCGAGCCCGACGCCGACCCGAAGAACCCCGGCGGTTGGATCGTCTGGGTCGCCATCGCCGACGTGGCCGCCTACGTCCGTTCCGACACCGCCCTGGATCGCGAAGCCCGCGACAAGGGCAACAGCGTCTACTTCCCCGACCGTGTGGAGCCGATGCTGCCGGAGCGGCTCTCCAACGGCCTGTGCAGCCTCAGGGAGGGCGAGAACCGCGCCTGCATGGCGGTGCGGATGGTGTTCAGCGCCGCGGGCCGCAAGACCTCCCACCGCTTCGTGCGCGGCCTGATGCGCTCGGCCGCCAAGCTCTCCTACGAGCAGGCGCAGGCCGCCAGCGAGGGCCAGCCCGACGACAAGACCCAGCCGCTGGTCGACAGCATCATCAAGCCGCTGTGGGCGGCCTATGCGGTGCTGAAGAAGGGCCGCGACGTCCGCTCGCCGCTGGCCATCGAGAGCCTGGAGCGACGGATCGTCATCGATCCCCAGGGCGAGGTGGCCTCCATCCAGCCGCGGCCCTCGCTCGAGGCCCACAAGCTGATCGAGGAGATGATGATCCAGGCCAACGTCTCGGCCGCCGAGACGCTGGAGGCCAAGCGCACGCCGCTGATCTACCGGATCCACGACACCCCCAGCCAGGAGAAGGTCCAGTCGCTGGTCGACTTCCTGCAGACGCTGGAGATCAACTGGTCGAAGGGCGAGGCGCCCACCACCGGCCGCTTCAACCGGCTGCTCGACCAGGTGCGCGACACCCCGCACGGCGACATCGTCAACGAGGTGGTGCTGCGCAGCCAGATGCAGGCGGTCTATTCCACCGACAACATCGGCCACTTCGGCCTGAACCTGGCCAAGTACGCCCACTTCACCTCGCCGATCCGCCGCTACGCCGATCTGATCGTCCACCGGGCGCTGGTCCGCGCCCTGGGGCTCGGCCAGGACGGGCTCACCGACCACGACATCGTCCAGCTGAAGGACACCGCCGAGCGGATCACCTACGCCGAGCGCCGGGCGATGGCCGCCGAGCGCGACGCCACCGACCGCTACGTCGCCGCCTTCCTGGCCGACCGGGTGGGCGCGACCTTCCCCGGCCGGATCACCGGCGTCACCCGCTTCGGCCTGTTCGTGCGGCTGGCGGAAACCGGCGCCGACGGCCTGGTGCCGGTGTCGAAGCTGGGCGGCGAGTACTTCATCCACGACGACAAGGCCCACGCCCTGGTCGGCGAGCGCACCGGCGCGCGGTGGCCGCTGGGCATGCAGGTGGAGGTCAAGCTCACCGAAGCCACGCCGATCACCGGCGGCCTGCTGTTCGAGATGCTGAGCGAGCCCGCGCCGGCCGACAAGACCGCGCCGCGCCCGCGACTCGGCATGCGCGCCCGCAACGACCGTCGGCCCGGCGGCGCTAGCGGCGGCGCCGGCGGCGGCGGCGGGCGTCCGCCCGGCATCCGCACCGGCCGCAAGCAGAAGATGGGCGGCAAGAAGCGGCGCTAGGACCTTCCGTCACGGCGCCCTTCCGCGCCGGGGCGGCGGGTCATACAGTTGTTTCATGTCCGAACTCGAAGCCGTGGCCCGCAAGCCCGAGGGCCCGCCGCGCATCCCCGGAGCGCGCGCCGTCCGCCCGCGCGACGCCGCCACCCTGATCATCGTCCGCCGCGACGGCCCCAGGCCGCGGGTGCTGATGGGCAAGCGGCATGGCGGGCACAACTTCATGCCCAATCTGTGGGTCTTCCCCGGCGGCCGCATCGACCGGGCCGACTTCCGCGCGCCGCACGCCACGGAGCTGAAGCCGGACGTCGCCGCCACCTTCAACGCCCACCTGAAGCCCGGCCGCGGGCGGGCGCTGGCGCTGGCGGCGATCCGCGAGACCTTCGAGGAGGCCGGCCTGCTGCTCGCCAAGTCCGCCGAGCCGCGCCCGGCCGCCGGCCCCTGGCGCGAGTTCCTGGCGCAGGGCGCCCTGCCCGACCTGGAGGCGCTGGACGTCGTCGCGCGCGCCATCACCCCGCCGATGGTCGGCAAGCGCTTCGACACCTGGTTCCTGATGGCCGAGGCCGAGCGGCTGATGAGCCTGGAGCGGCGACCGGACTGCGGCGAGCTGGAGGAGGTCGCCTGGGTGGAATTCGACGACGCCCTGGCCCTTCCACTCCCCGCGGTCACCCGGGCGATGATCAAGGAGGCGGTGGCGCGGCTGGAGGACGCCGCCCGCCCGAAGCCGTTCCTGCGCTTCCGGCAAGGCGCCATGCGGCCAGCGCACCTATAAGGGGGTCATCAGGCGTCGCCGTCTGGCGAGCTCCTGAACGGCTGCATATATGCCGCGCCTCAAGCCACCGGCAGAGGGAAACCGCCGCATGTCCGACCGCCCCGACCTTGCCCGCCTGCCCGCCCTCGCGCCCGGCGGCAGCGCCGTCATCACCGGAGCCGCCAGCGGCATCGGCCTCGCGGCCGCGACCACCTTCGCCCGCGCCGGACTGAAGGTCGTCCTGGCCGACCTCGGCGGCGCCAACCTCGACGCCGCGGCCGCCGCGGTGGCGCAGGCCGCGGCCCGTCCGGACGACGTGCTGGCGGTCGCCACCGACGTCGCGCGCTTCGAGGACGTCGAGCAGCTGCGCGACCGCGCCGTCGCCGCGTTCGGGACGCCGACCGTGCTGATGAACAACGCCGGGACCGGGGCCAACCCCGGCGGCGTCGCCGAGGACCTGCCCGGCTGGCGGCGGCTGATCGACATCAACTTCTGGGGCGTGGCGCACGGGGTGCAGGCCTTCCTGCCCCTGATGACCGCCGACGACACCCCGCGGCTGGTGATCAACACCGGCTCCAAGCAGGGGATCACCACCCCGCCCGGCAACGCCGCCTACAACGTCTCCAAGGCCGCCCTGAAGGCCTACACCGAGGCCATGGCGCATGAGCTGCGCAACACCCCCGGCCACCGGGTCAGCGCCCACCTGCTGATCCCCGGCTTCACCTTCACCGGCATCACCGGCCGCGCCGAGAAGCCGGCCGCCGCCTGGACCGCCCAGGAGGTGGTCGACTTCATGCTGGAGAGGCTGGCGCGCGACGACTTCTACATCCTGTGCCCCGACAACGACGTCGACCGCGCCACCGACGAGCGGCGGATGCAGTGGGCCGCGGAGGACGTCATCAAGAACCGCCCGGCGCTCTCCCGCTGGCACCCCGACTACAAGGCCGAGTTCGAGGCCTTCATGGCCCGCTAGCGGCCGCCATTGACTTTGGGCTGCGGATTCGTATTTTCCGCGGCTCTTTATGAACACCCGCTGGCGGTCCTTCCGCCTGCCCCGCCCAAGGACCTGCCATGGCGAAGCCCGCCTCAATCAAGATCCGCCTGAACTCGTCGGCGGACACCGGCTTCTTCTACGTCACCAAGAAGAACGCCCGCACCAAGACCGACAAGCTGGTCATGAAGAAGTACGACCCGGTCGTGCGCAAGCACGTCGAGTTCCGCGAAGGCAAGATCAAGTAGCTTCGAGACGCTACGACCATCGAAGGAAAAGCCCGGCCTTGCGCCGGGCTTTTTCGTGTCAGGCGGCGCGGGCGACGACCCGGTTGCGGCCCTTGGACTTGGCCTCGTACATCGCCTCGTCCGCGCGCTTCAGCAGCGGCTCGGAGCGGGCCTCCTCCGGCAGGCTGGACGCCACGCCGATGGAGATGGTCACGGTGAGCAGCTCCTGGCCGCCCATCACCCGGAACGGCGAGCCGGCGACGTGCAGGCGGATGCGCTCGGCGATCCGGTGGGCGTCTTCCAGGTCGGTGTCGGGCATCACCACCACGAATTCCTCGCCGCCGTGGCGCACCGGCAGGTCGATGGCGCGGACGTTGGACGCCAGGCGCACGGCGAACTCGCGCAGCACCTCGTCGCCGACGTCGTGGCCGAAGCTGTCGTTGATCTTCTTGA encodes:
- the topA gene encoding type I DNA topoisomerase, whose product is MNVVVVESPAKAKTINKYLGSDYKVLASYGHVRDLPAKDGSVRPDDDFAMSWEVDAKAAKRLNDIADAMKGADHLILATDPDREGEAISWHVLEVLQKKKAVKGATVQRVVFNAITKAAVTEAMKNPRDIDMELVDAYLARRALDYLVGFTLSPVLWRKLPGSRSAGRVQSVALRLVVDREIEIEKFRTQEYWTVEGDVSAGGDPFTARLVKHDGKRLTKFDLGNETAAFAARDAVKAASFKVSAVEKKPGRRSPPPPFTTSTLQQEASRKLGFSAQRTMQAAQRLYEGVDIGGETVGLITYMRTDGVQTAPEALDEARGVIAGIYGREYVPEKARIYSTKAKNAQEAHEAIRPTSLARNPGKMRLEGDLGRLYELVWKRMIASQMESARIERTTIDLDSADGRTGLRATGQVVLFDGYLAVYEEGRDDPDDEEGGRLPQVNDGADARVIAAKADQHFTEPPPRYSEASLVKKMEELGIGRPSTYASVLTVLRDREYVRMDKNRFIPEDKGRLVTVFLEEFFLRYVEYDFTADLEEKLDQVSAGDLDWKVLLREFWKDFHPKTEEILNVSTREVLDGLDAALAPFLYPQKADGSDPRTCPTCGSGHLSMKTSRFGPFVGCSNYPECRYTRPIGQAEDGDKPSGDRELGVDPDTGQTVYLKAGRFGPYVQLGEGEKPKRSSLPKGWSAPDMDLEKGLRLLRLPREVGLHPEDSQPILAGIGKFGPFVLHNGTYANLSGADEVFEVGVNRAVSLIAEKRAGRANGRGEAAALKDLGVHPTDGAPVRVLSGRYGPYIKHGSTNANVPRGSDPQAMTLEQAVTLLAEREAKGGSGKKKPARAAKAKAKAEPKAAAAKKAPAKKAPAKKKPAAKKPAAKKKVAEEV
- a CDS encoding alpha/beta fold hydrolase; translated protein: MPVAQVNGIDLYFERAGSGPPLLFISGTGGDLRNKPNVFDGPLARSFDLLAYDQRGLGQSDKPDVTYSMADYADDAAALMAAQGWDEALVIGVSFGGMVAQELVLRHPQRVRRLVLACTSPGGEGGASFPFHEIEHLKGAARARYLIPIGDVRRDDAWAADHPDQYEQLVALGSADPFADEPGHAAGAHRQLEARAAHDTWDRLPQVRCPVMIAAGRHDGIAPVATQEKLAARIPGARLQIFEGGHLFMIQDRTAAPAMAAFLLETNRG
- the rnr gene encoding ribonuclease R, whose translation is MARPPRPSKTRVPQGLPDRDTLLKYLKETGEADKAGMARAFGLKGADRRALREMLKTLEDEGALGRRGRRGFAEAGALPEVGVADVVERDPDGDLLVKLTKGEDAPLVPLAPARDAAAGAAPGLGDRVLVRFVKLESGEYEARLIKTLGQSAHRLLGVVRKSRREVRVEPVDRRTKDSLLLTDPEAQELRDGDLVIAQVGAAATRYGPKRGKLLEVVGREDEPRAASLIAIHAHGIPTGFSAAAEAEAEAAQPPTLSGREDLRDVPFITIDPADARDHDDAVFAEPDADPKNPGGWIVWVAIADVAAYVRSDTALDREARDKGNSVYFPDRVEPMLPERLSNGLCSLREGENRACMAVRMVFSAAGRKTSHRFVRGLMRSAAKLSYEQAQAASEGQPDDKTQPLVDSIIKPLWAAYAVLKKGRDVRSPLAIESLERRIVIDPQGEVASIQPRPSLEAHKLIEEMMIQANVSAAETLEAKRTPLIYRIHDTPSQEKVQSLVDFLQTLEINWSKGEAPTTGRFNRLLDQVRDTPHGDIVNEVVLRSQMQAVYSTDNIGHFGLNLAKYAHFTSPIRRYADLIVHRALVRALGLGQDGLTDHDIVQLKDTAERITYAERRAMAAERDATDRYVAAFLADRVGATFPGRITGVTRFGLFVRLAETGADGLVPVSKLGGEYFIHDDKAHALVGERTGARWPLGMQVEVKLTEATPITGGLLFEMLSEPAPADKTAPRPRLGMRARNDRRPGGASGGAGGGGGRPPGIRTGRKQKMGGKKRR
- a CDS encoding NUDIX hydrolase, whose product is MSELEAVARKPEGPPRIPGARAVRPRDAATLIIVRRDGPRPRVLMGKRHGGHNFMPNLWVFPGGRIDRADFRAPHATELKPDVAATFNAHLKPGRGRALALAAIRETFEEAGLLLAKSAEPRPAAGPWREFLAQGALPDLEALDVVARAITPPMVGKRFDTWFLMAEAERLMSLERRPDCGELEEVAWVEFDDALALPLPAVTRAMIKEAVARLEDAARPKPFLRFRQGAMRPAHL
- a CDS encoding SDR family NAD(P)-dependent oxidoreductase; protein product: MSDRPDLARLPALAPGGSAVITGAASGIGLAAATTFARAGLKVVLADLGGANLDAAAAAVAQAAARPDDVLAVATDVARFEDVEQLRDRAVAAFGTPTVLMNNAGTGANPGGVAEDLPGWRRLIDINFWGVAHGVQAFLPLMTADDTPRLVINTGSKQGITTPPGNAAYNVSKAALKAYTEAMAHELRNTPGHRVSAHLLIPGFTFTGITGRAEKPAAAWTAQEVVDFMLERLARDDFYILCPDNDVDRATDERRMQWAAEDVIKNRPALSRWHPDYKAEFEAFMAR
- the rpmG gene encoding 50S ribosomal protein L33 produces the protein MAKPASIKIRLNSSADTGFFYVTKKNARTKTDKLVMKKYDPVVRKHVEFREGKIK